TTTGACCCCGCCTTCGATCAGGTCTGAATCTGACAACCACTGGCCGTTGCTGATGAGGCCGGGAGACACGTCACCGGCCTGACTGCCTTCGATGGCCGAGCTTTTGGCATAGGTGAAATAAGGAATAAGGCCTGTGCCGGTTTTCAGGCTGACGCTGGCGTTCCAGGTAAAATCGCCGCCGCTTGTGGCGGCTGTCAGGATGGAGCTGCCGGTGCTCTTGCCGCGATCGGTTGAATCAAGTTTGTACCAGTCATAGCGCGCCCCGAGCATGACATTCACCAGACCACCAAAGGTCATGTCGCTCATGAGGAACGCGCCGATATCGTTCCAGGTGCTTTTGATGTCATTGTCCCAGCCGAGCGACGGCATGGAGAACGGATCGGCGAAGATGTCGGTGGCCGTTGCGCCATAGGTCAGATCGCGGCGGTCGAGGGCTACATAGCCTGAGTTGAAGCTTTCCTTGCGGAAGCCGTTGTAGTCGCGATAGGACATCCCGACCACATGTTTGGATTCAAGCCCGATTGCGGGAAGATCTAACGCGAAATCGGCACTGCCGCGCAGTTCGAATATGCGGGCTTCGTACCAGGCCGGGAAGCCGTAGCTGACAAAACGCTGGTTCTTCAGTTGATCGTAAAAGCCCTGAACCCGGAGCCGCGTGCTGTCGCCGATTTTTTTGCTGAGATCGGCGTAAAAGGTTTTGGTGTCGGTTTCCGAAAAATCGGCGTCGCTGACCATCACCGTGCGGCGGTCGAGCTTGGCGGTGCCGACCCCTTCATCCAGGGTGAAGCGGGCATTCGGGTTGGGTTTGGTGCCGAAATATCCGGCAATCAGGGAGGACCCGATTTCGTTCGGTGCAATGCGGCCGTCGCCGTTCGTGTCCTTGATGGTGGTGTCGCGGCCGGTGATATAGGTGCCGGTATCGACCAGATCCTGGGTCAGACGGTTCCAGCCCGGAGTCTGTATATAGCCGCTTGAATTGTAAATAAGCGCGCCGACCGCAAGTGTCGTCGTGTCATTCAGGTCAAAGTCGCTGGCCATCTGCAACAGCTTATGTTCGGGATGCACACCCTTATAAAAACTGCCGGAATTTTCATATTCGGCATAGATATTGACGGCCCCGACGATATTGCCGATTTCCACGGGCAGCGTCAGATTGCCGCCGAGATTGAATTTGTCATAGCTGCCGGTGGTGACTTCGATATTGCCGGTCGTCCGGGTTTTGATCTGGCCATTGGCATCGCGGCCGCTGCGCGGGGAAATGTTCAGGAACCCGCCGACCTTGCCAGCGCCAAACAAAGCGGTCGGCGGCCCGCGCAGGATTTCAATACTTTCAGCGGCAGCAAGCGGCGTCTGATAGGTGCCGCGATTTTCGATGCGCTTGAAGCCGCGATAATAGGTTTCAGCGATGGTGCCGCGCAGATTAACCGACCCCTTGACGCCGAAATAGCTCGCGGTGAACGAGCCCGGGGCGATGGCCATAAGATCGTCGACTTCCTCGATGCCATAGCGCAGCAGGGTCTGATCGCTGATGAAGGTGGCGGCGCGCGGCGTTTCCGTCAGCGGCTTGTCGATGCCGAACAGACTGTCGCGCGGGGTGGTTTCGATCAGGCCGACCTTGTCCGAGCCATAGACGATGATTTCCTCATAGTCGGTGGAGGGCGTTGGAGCGGGTTCATCTGCAAAGGCGCTGCCGGCAATGCCGATGGCGGTGGTGACAAGCATCAGGGTTCGAAATCGGGAAACATACATATGAGGGGGAGTCCTTGGCCGGGGAGAGGATGAGTTACCGGCGCAACCTATCGGTGCATTTTTACAGTTCGATGACGGAGGGGTTACAAATAAAAATCACCATGATCTCAGGATTTTCAAAGCCATAAAAAAAGATCCGTGGCGGTCTCCCGCAACGGATCTTTTGCTTGATGGAAGCCTGCAATTCTCGGTTTATGGGAATGCGAGCGCCCTGGCCATGACGTCATATAAAAGATTTTGTTCCATGACCCCATGCAGGGCTTCCGCATTCGGACCCCGGGCGAAGGCCGCGACGTCCTCCCCGCCATGGGCGCCGCTCGTGACCGGAACGACGGCCTGCTGGCGATAGGTTTCCGCGGTTGTGTCCACATCGCTGAGGTCGGCCCGTGCGCCGCTCACTGCGCCGGGGGCGGCATAATAGCCAAGGGTGGTATAGGGCTTGCCGTCGGCGGCATGAGTAAAGTCTGCATCGCCGTCTTTTTCATGATCGTCGCTGCCGACAACCTTGCCGAGAATCGGATTGCCGCGTTTCGGGTATCCGGCGATGGTGAAGCTATGCGAATGATCGGCGGTAACGATGATCAGGGTGTCGCTTTCGTTCGTTATGGCATTGGCGGCGGCGACGGCGCGGGCAAGCTCCACACCGTCATGGAGCGCGTTATAGGCATTCCCAGCATGATGAGCATGATCGATGCGCCCAGCCTCGACCATGAGGAAATAGCCCTTGCCCTTGCGGGCGAGCATGCGGATGGCGGTTTGCGTCATCTCGGTCAGCGACGGTTCACCGGCTTTGTCGCGCTTGCGGTCGGCCTCATAGCGCATATGGCTTGGCTCGAAAAGGCCAAGCAGATGGCTCGTTTTCGTGAGATCGAGCGCATCGAGTTCGGCCTTGCTTGTGACATAAGCGCCGTGCGGATATGTCTGCTGCCATTCGCCGATGAGATTGCGCCCGTCTTTGCGGCCGCCGCTTTGGTCGGGATATTCGGGATCGGGCATATCTTTGGGCATGAAATTCTTGCGCCCGCCGGCCAGCGCCACATCAATGCCATGGCCGAACTTGAACTCGACAAACTGCCGGGCGATATCGCGGCATCCGGCAAGGATCGCGGCTTCTGGCATATGGGCGTCGCTTTCCCAGTCGCGTTCGGGGCTATGGGCGTAAGTTGTGGCCGGTGTCGCATGGGTCAGGCGGGTGGTGGTGACGACACCCGTGGCCCGCCCCGCCGCTGCGGCTTTTTCAAGAAGGGTCTGCAACTCCGCCCCGCGCGCCGACGCGCAGTCGGCGCGGAGCGCGCGGTCACTCATGCCGATCACCCCGGCCTTGGTTTTCTCGCCGCTCATGATGGCGGTGGCGGTGCCGGCTGAATCCGGCACCTGCTGATTGGTGTTATAGGTTTTGATCAGCGCGAGATGGGGATAAGTCTCCCACGGCAACACCGTCTCCTCGCCCGGCTTGCCCTCCAGCTGCCCGGCGAGAATGCGCATGGCGGTAAGCGTGCTCACCCCCATGCCATCGCCAATGAACAAAATGACATTATGCGGACCTGCAGTCTGGGACGGACCATGAGCCAGCATCACCGGCTTCGCGCAACCGCTGATCGCAAGAAGAGAAAGGGAGATCAAGCCAAACCGCAAGAAACGCAACCGCACCATTCTCGTATACCTCCGCACTATTCATGGTCGGCGGCATCATGTCAGGCGGATGTTACAGATATGTGAGCGCGTTACCGCATCCGGGCTGCCCTTCGCGTGGACCGCAGGATGTCAGCGGCCCACGCGAATATCTGGCATGGAGTTAAACACACCGAACACTTGCAGCAGCCATAACACCACGGCGATCACCACGACGGCATTGAGGATGCGTTTGATCTTTGGGTCCATGGGGATGTAGGTGTTGACGAGCCATAACAGCACGCCAATCACGATCAGGACTATGACCAGGTGAACGAGAGACATCGGTTTCTCCTGTTAGATCATCGCATGCGCTGCGCGGGTCGGTGGCTTTGTCAGCGTTTGATATGGGAAATTTTCGTGCCCTCGATGCTCACGCCGGCCATCAGTCCTTCCTGTCCGAAGATGAAGGCATAGGCATCGTCCTTCAATGAGGTGGTTGACAGATTTTTGGCGGCGCCTTCATTGACGACGACCACGGTTGGCCCCACACCGATTTCCCAGCCATGGGTTTCCTGAATATATTCGAGCGCTTTTTCGTTCATCAGGAACACCACATAGCCATAAGACTGCGCCCCGGCCTGTAGGCCCCAGGATCCGGTCACGGAGTTGTAATAGCCAAGCACGCTATTGCCCCGGATCAGCTCGCCTTCGCCATAACTGCCGCCGAACACGAGACCGGCCTTGATGATGTTCGGAAACACCAGAATGGCCTTGGCCTTGTGGGAGAGCTGCTCGGCAAAGGGATGGGTTCGGTAAAGCTGGTGCAGGGCCTGCCGGGAATCCCTGTCGAGATCCTCAGACGAGGCGGCTGTGGCGGGCGTGGTCAAGGCCATCGGGGCCGCCACCGCTGTTGCCAGCATGAGGGCGAAAAATAGTCCTGATCTCATGGTCAATGTCATTGCTCCTGTCGGGAGCCGCAGACCTTCAGCATGAAAGAGTGTTTGTCACATGCGCCAGGCCGAATACGGCTGCTGTTTGATGGAGTTCCGGATGGACGGATGTTCACGGCGGGTGCCGTACCGAACATTACTCAGACATCTACGCGACATAACATGACGATAGGATCTTACCATCGATCCCGGTGAGCAACAACTTTTCGGGCAATGGATGGTGTCCCCGACTGGATTCGAACCAGTGGCCTTCAGATTAGGAATCTGACGCTCTATCCTACTGAGCTACGGGGACCTGCTTGTGCGGACTGCGGCCTTCTTATAGCAAGCTCCGGGACGGCTTCCAACCCCGTGTGGTTGCGTTATGGCTGTTGCTTGCTAAACTTTCTTCATGAAGCGTTTTGCGTGCTTGATCCCTCTGCTGTTGCTCGTCTGTCTCGGGGCGTCGTCGCCGCTTGCGGAGGAGGCTGTTTCGCTCACCTTGCCGCCGCGGCTGAAGGATATAGGGGCGGCCCGGGTGCGCTCGGTCGTGGACGGCGACACGGTGCGGCTTGAGGATGGGCGGCAGGTGCGGCTGGTTGGCACACAGGCGCCGAAACTGCCGCTCGGGCGCAAGGACTTCAAAGCCTGGCCGCTTGGCGATGAGTCAAAGGCGCTGCTGGAGCGTCTGCTGC
The sequence above is drawn from the Govania unica genome and encodes:
- a CDS encoding TonB-dependent siderophore receptor, whose translation is MYVSRFRTLMLVTTAIGIAGSAFADEPAPTPSTDYEEIIVYGSDKVGLIETTPRDSLFGIDKPLTETPRAATFISDQTLLRYGIEEVDDLMAIAPGSFTASYFGVKGSVNLRGTIAETYYRGFKRIENRGTYQTPLAAAESIEILRGPPTALFGAGKVGGFLNISPRSGRDANGQIKTRTTGNIEVTTGSYDKFNLGGNLTLPVEIGNIVGAVNIYAEYENSGSFYKGVHPEHKLLQMASDFDLNDTTTLAVGALIYNSSGYIQTPGWNRLTQDLVDTGTYITGRDTTIKDTNGDGRIAPNEIGSSLIAGYFGTKPNPNARFTLDEGVGTAKLDRRTVMVSDADFSETDTKTFYADLSKKIGDSTRLRVQGFYDQLKNQRFVSYGFPAWYEARIFELRGSADFALDLPAIGLESKHVVGMSYRDYNGFRKESFNSGYVALDRRDLTYGATATDIFADPFSMPSLGWDNDIKSTWNDIGAFLMSDMTFGGLVNVMLGARYDWYKLDSTDRGKSTGSSILTAATSGGDFTWNASVSLKTGTGLIPYFTYAKSSAIEGSQAGDVSPGLISNGQWLSDSDLIEGGVKFDLFNSTLVGALSAYRQNRTRLSTFDRVVGTTGKGVELEARWLVNDNISLTFAGNHQKTIIEGPDTAFTYISPEAMGIDGKYVYGGTYAVYNFATSPAGFPGSYELRSIPKTTFSLYGTYISEPMEWGQAGATIGVMHVSTTATRQANAVVFPSYELVNASAFVSFGQNQVTLNVNNLFDKHYFQPAVDTYVNLAALPGRGREFRLTYKRTF
- a CDS encoding alkaline phosphatase, with translation MVRLRFLRFGLISLSLLAISGCAKPVMLAHGPSQTAGPHNVILFIGDGMGVSTLTAMRILAGQLEGKPGEETVLPWETYPHLALIKTYNTNQQVPDSAGTATAIMSGEKTKAGVIGMSDRALRADCASARGAELQTLLEKAAAAGRATGVVTTTRLTHATPATTYAHSPERDWESDAHMPEAAILAGCRDIARQFVEFKFGHGIDVALAGGRKNFMPKDMPDPEYPDQSGGRKDGRNLIGEWQQTYPHGAYVTSKAELDALDLTKTSHLLGLFEPSHMRYEADRKRDKAGEPSLTEMTQTAIRMLARKGKGYFLMVEAGRIDHAHHAGNAYNALHDGVELARAVAAANAITNESDTLIIVTADHSHSFTIAGYPKRGNPILGKVVGSDDHEKDGDADFTHAADGKPYTTLGYYAAPGAVSGARADLSDVDTTAETYRQQAVVPVTSGAHGGEDVAAFARGPNAEALHGVMEQNLLYDVMARALAFP
- a CDS encoding Thivi_2564 family membrane protein, whose protein sequence is MSLVHLVIVLIVIGVLLWLVNTYIPMDPKIKRILNAVVVIAVVLWLLQVFGVFNSMPDIRVGR
- a CDS encoding lipid-binding SYLF domain-containing protein gives rise to the protein MTLTMRSGLFFALMLATAVAAPMALTTPATAASSEDLDRDSRQALHQLYRTHPFAEQLSHKAKAILVFPNIIKAGLVFGGSYGEGELIRGNSVLGYYNSVTGSWGLQAGAQSYGYVVFLMNEKALEYIQETHGWEIGVGPTVVVVNEGAAKNLSTTSLKDDAYAFIFGQEGLMAGVSIEGTKISHIKR